One window of Quercus robur chromosome 12, dhQueRobu3.1, whole genome shotgun sequence genomic DNA carries:
- the LOC126708269 gene encoding F-box/kelch-repeat protein At3g23880-like has product MSSSMLNNLPEDVLMDIFARLPVKSLLQFKCVCKSWCNLIKEPIFITKHVNQSALSNNGYLAVTRQGSTFGGNCSISLISYETFREVIRITIPSKEYGKAPFRIVGSCNGILCLNVSEIGDTNFLFNPATSEFKELPKPNYPIHELKEDTISDFIGLGFGYEPESNDYKLVRISYSKRLENQFYSGVDVYSLSTNSWRRKNRLVLGTVLVNSFSKAFINGALHWRGVTLKRGDVRCHIISFDVGSEVTRYIKLPYKIDLAKEEWWPFVRNGSLAMVIRSKTHEEHHYIFNIWVMNEYGVKKSWTKQLTVGPLFVLKLVECGMNEELLFATHSTMYLYDLQRIKPPHDDILEADIIGNNFVPWVEVVNHIESLVTIEGTKVYAKRVRKYSWFGKYFIFFQLLFGLVVMVAYVVILPKLIHFFYPTNVSE; this is encoded by the coding sequence ATGTCCAGTTCAATGTTGAACAATCTTCCTGAAGATGTATTAATGGACATATTTGCCAGATTACCCGTCAAGTCACTCTTGCAATTCAAGTGCGTTTGCAAATCATGGTGTAATCTTATCAAAGAACCCATCTTCATCACCAAGCATGTTAACCAATCTGCTCTTAGCAACAATGGCTATCTTGCTGTCACGCGCCAAGGCAGTACTTTTGGTGGTAATTGTTCAATATCCTTGATCTCTTATGAAACTTTTCGTGAAGTCATTAGGATAACTATTCCATCTAAGGAATATGGTAAGGCACCTTTCAGAATTGTAGGTTCATGCAATGGCATTTTGTGCCTAAATGTTTCAGAAATTGgagacacaaattttttatttaatcctGCCACTAGTGAATTCAAGGAGCTCCCAAAACCCAATTATCCAATACATGAACTTAAAGAAGATACAATTTCTGACTTCATTGGTCTTGGATTTGGTTATGAACCAGAAAGTAATGACTACAAATTAGTTAGAATTTCTTATTCTAAAAGGTTGGAAAATCAATTTTATTCTGGAGTTGATGTGTACTCATTGAGTACTAATTCTTGGAGAAGAAAGAATAGGCTTGTGCTTGGAACTGTTCTGGTGAATTCGTTTTCCAAAGCGTTTATTAACGGTGCTCTACATTGGAGGGGTGTAACATTGAAAAGAGGGGACGTTCGTTGTCATATAATATCATTCGATGTAGGAAGTGAAGTGACTCGTTACATAAAGTTACCATATAAAATTGACTTGGCTAAAGAAGAATGGTGGCCTTTTGTTAGGAATGGATCGCTTGCTATGGTTATTAGATCAAAAACTCATGAAGAGCATCATTATATATTTAACATATGGGTAATGAATGAATATGGGGTCAAGAAGTCTTGGACCAAACAATTAACCGTTGGACCTCTATTTGTCCTTAAATTGGTGGAATGTGGCATGAATGAAGAGCTCCTCTTTGCGACTCACTCAACCATGTACCTTTATGATCTACAACGGATAAAACCTCCTCATGATGATATTTTAGAGGCTGATATTATTGGAAATAATTTTGTACCTTGGGTTGAGGTGGTTAATCACATTGAGAGCCTAGTTACAATTGAAGGAACAAAAGTCTACGCCAAAAGAGTGCGTAAATACTCTTGGTTTGGGaaatactttattttctttcaacttCTTTTTGGGCTAGTTGTTATGGTTGCTTATGTTGTTATCCTTCCTAAGTTAATTCATTTCTTCTATCCAACAAATGTAAGCGAATAA